In Salmonella enterica subsp. enterica serovar Typhimurium str. LT2, a single window of DNA contains:
- a CDS encoding Gifsy-1 prophage protein (similar to enterohemolysin 1 in E. coli; hypothetical protein AAC26069.1 (gi|7467267)) yields the protein MCAALKRCAYRHKGKIMENTNIVTTEQQAPNTISASNAIFNVQALGQLTAFANLMADSQVTVPAHLAGKPADCMAIVMQAMQWGMNPYAVAQKTHLVNGVLGYEAQLVNAVIASSSAIHGRFHYRYGGDWERCTRTQEITRDKNGKNGKYTVTERVRGWTDEDEIGLFVQVGAILRGESEITWGEPLYLSGVVTRNSPLWVSNPKQQIAYLGVKYWARLYCPEVILGVYSPDEVEQREEREINPAPVQRMSVQEITSEVSTRTSAQESAANVDAVADDLRERIDTASSVDQAKAIRADIESQKALLGTALFTELKNKAVKRYYQVNAQNKVEAVINSIPNPGEPEAAEMFAKAESTLGAAKRHLGDELHDKYRVTLDDMKPEYIG from the coding sequence ATGTGCGCCGCCTTGAAGCGTTGCGCGTACAGGCATAAGGGGAAAATCATGGAAAACACAAATATTGTTACCACTGAGCAGCAGGCACCAAACACCATTTCTGCCAGTAACGCAATTTTTAACGTTCAGGCACTGGGTCAGTTAACAGCTTTCGCTAACCTGATGGCAGACTCACAGGTGACGGTACCGGCACACCTTGCAGGGAAACCAGCCGACTGTATGGCTATCGTCATGCAGGCTATGCAATGGGGCATGAACCCTTACGCTGTGGCTCAGAAAACACACCTGGTTAACGGTGTTCTTGGTTACGAGGCACAACTGGTCAACGCAGTAATCGCAAGCTCCAGTGCCATTCATGGCCGTTTTCATTACCGCTATGGGGGTGACTGGGAGCGCTGCACCAGGACACAGGAAATCACACGCGATAAAAACGGTAAAAATGGGAAGTACACCGTCACTGAGCGCGTTCGTGGCTGGACAGATGAGGACGAGATCGGCCTGTTCGTTCAGGTTGGTGCCATTCTGCGAGGTGAATCTGAAATCACCTGGGGAGAACCTCTTTACCTCTCCGGCGTTGTTACCCGCAATTCTCCGCTATGGGTTTCAAACCCTAAACAGCAAATTGCCTATCTGGGCGTTAAATATTGGGCTCGCCTGTACTGCCCGGAAGTGATCCTCGGCGTGTACAGCCCTGATGAGGTTGAGCAACGAGAAGAACGCGAGATTAACCCTGCTCCAGTCCAGCGCATGAGCGTACAGGAAATCACCAGCGAGGTTAGCACCAGGACCAGCGCGCAGGAGTCGGCAGCTAACGTTGATGCTGTTGCCGACGATCTTCGCGAACGCATTGATACAGCAAGTTCCGTTGATCAGGCAAAAGCAATCCGTGCGGATATCGAATCACAGAAAGCGTTGCTGGGTACTGCGCTGTTCACCGAATTAAAAAACAAAGCAGTGAAGCGCTATTACCAGGTCAATGCACAGAACAAAGTCGAGGCAGTGATCAACTCAATTCCAAACCCTGGCGAACCGGAAGCCGCAGAGATGTTTGCTAAAGCTGAAAGCACGCTTGGCGCTGCTAAACGTCATCTTGGCGACGAACTGCACGATAAGTACCGCGTCACCCTGGACGATATGAAACCGGAATACATCGGCTAA
- a CDS encoding putative cytoplasmic protein: MRLINRSKQSPLGRRACDVALAAHHEKFGDYGRQKHVTNYTVVVDGVKVPVEVVNRATSYVATAMIGVRKLRNLPAQAN, from the coding sequence ATGCGCCTAATAAATCGCAGTAAGCAATCGCCATTGGGCCGTCGCGCATGTGATGTTGCACTGGCGGCGCATCATGAAAAGTTCGGCGATTACGGCAGACAAAAGCACGTTACCAATTACACCGTTGTAGTGGATGGCGTAAAGGTGCCTGTTGAAGTAGTTAACCGGGCCACCAGCTACGTAGCCACCGCAATGATCGGCGTCCGGAAACTTAGAAATCTGCCAGCACAGGCAAACTGA
- a CDS encoding Gifsy-1 prophage protein (similar to excisionase in phage phi-80; probable excisionase (gi|7467278)) yields MSKKIRDFELMSTREICCQLRISSRTLERYRKRPSDNNPFPEPDCSYMGGSNKWLKTKVNEWQVREMSRPTRRPMSHLNLPRDNKGRLIRSDVA; encoded by the coding sequence ATGAGCAAAAAAATTAGAGACTTTGAATTGATGAGCACCCGCGAAATTTGCTGCCAGCTCAGGATTTCTTCCAGGACGCTGGAGCGTTACCGTAAGCGACCAAGCGACAACAACCCATTCCCGGAGCCTGACTGTTCATATATGGGTGGCTCCAACAAATGGCTTAAAACCAAAGTCAATGAGTGGCAGGTCAGGGAAATGTCACGACCAACACGCCGTCCAATGTCGCATCTGAATCTGCCCCGTGACAACAAAGGTCGACTCATCCGGTCTGACGTGGCGTGA
- a CDS encoding Gifsy-1 prophage protein (similar to integrase in phage; probable integrase (gi|7467280)) has product MAISDSYLKSCLGRERDKVEEKADRDGLWVRISKKGAVTFFYRFRFLGKQDKMTIGSYPEFGLKAAREEVTKWAAILARGENPRIRQSLDKAKINSQYTFEELFREWHAMVCVQKETSDQILRSFELHVFPKLGKYPAHQLTLHNWLTVLDRLAQGYTEITRRVISNGRQCYSWAVKRQLLEVNPLSEMSGRDFGIQKKMGERTLDRKEIAIVWRAIEDSRLIERNKILYKLSLIWACRVGELRQAEVSHFDFEEGVWTVPWENHKTGRKSKKPIIRPIIPEMLPLIQRAIELAPGRFVFSKYADKPMSEGFHMSISSNLVKFMLKAYNEQVPHFTIHDLRRTARTNFSELTEPHIAEMMLGHKLPGVWSVYDKYTYIEEMREAYSKWWARLMSIIEPDVLEFTPRQTG; this is encoded by the coding sequence ATGGCTATTTCAGATAGTTATCTAAAGTCGTGCCTCGGGCGCGAACGCGATAAAGTTGAGGAGAAGGCAGACCGGGACGGTCTGTGGGTGCGCATTTCCAAAAAGGGCGCCGTCACTTTTTTCTACCGATTCCGTTTCCTGGGTAAGCAGGACAAGATGACGATCGGCAGTTACCCGGAATTCGGGTTGAAGGCCGCGCGCGAAGAGGTAACTAAGTGGGCCGCCATTCTTGCCCGGGGAGAAAATCCGCGGATCAGGCAAAGCCTCGATAAAGCTAAAATCAACAGCCAGTACACATTCGAGGAACTTTTCAGAGAATGGCATGCGATGGTATGCGTTCAGAAAGAAACATCCGATCAAATACTGCGTTCGTTTGAGCTGCATGTATTCCCTAAGCTGGGTAAGTATCCGGCGCATCAGTTGACGCTGCACAACTGGCTTACAGTTCTGGACCGACTGGCGCAGGGATACACTGAGATCACCCGGCGAGTAATTAGTAACGGTCGGCAGTGCTACTCATGGGCAGTGAAGCGCCAGTTGCTTGAGGTTAACCCACTTTCTGAAATGTCCGGTCGTGATTTTGGTATTCAGAAGAAAATGGGGGAGAGAACACTGGATCGCAAAGAAATTGCGATTGTCTGGCGAGCTATTGAGGATTCCCGCCTTATTGAGCGAAACAAGATCCTTTATAAATTGTCCCTGATATGGGCGTGCAGGGTCGGTGAACTCCGTCAGGCTGAAGTTTCGCATTTCGATTTTGAGGAGGGCGTCTGGACCGTACCGTGGGAAAATCATAAAACGGGACGGAAAAGTAAGAAGCCGATAATCCGCCCGATCATCCCTGAAATGCTCCCGCTGATACAACGAGCCATTGAGCTGGCGCCAGGCCGTTTTGTTTTCTCAAAATATGCAGACAAGCCGATGAGCGAAGGCTTTCATATGAGCATCAGCAGCAACCTTGTTAAGTTCATGCTGAAGGCTTATAACGAGCAGGTTCCGCACTTTACGATCCATGATCTACGCAGAACTGCGCGAACGAATTTCTCCGAGCTGACTGAACCACATATTGCTGAGATGATGCTCGGGCACAAACTGCCTGGAGTGTGGTCGGTGTACGACAAATACACCTATATCGAAGAAATGAGAGAAGCTTATAGTAAATGGTGGGCCCGACTGATGAGCATCATCGAGCCCGATGTTCTGGAGTTCACGCCACGTCAGACCGGATGA
- the rseC gene encoding regulator of sigma E (sigma 24) factor (similar to E. coli sigma-E factor, negative regulatory protein (AAC75623.1); Blastp hit to AAC75623.1 (159 aa), 81% identity in aa 1 - 159) — MIKEWATVVSWQNGQAVVSCDVKASCSSCASRAGCGSRVLNKLGPQTTHTIVVPSAEPLAPGQKVELGIAEKSLLGSALLVYMSPLAGLFLCAALFQMLFGSDLAALSGAVLGGVGGFLVARGYSRKLAERDAWQPVILNVALPPDLVRVETTSIETRQ; from the coding sequence ATGATTAAAGAGTGGGCAACCGTTGTCTCCTGGCAGAATGGTCAGGCGGTGGTGAGCTGCGACGTTAAAGCGTCATGCAGCAGCTGCGCCTCCCGTGCGGGATGCGGCAGTCGCGTGCTGAATAAATTAGGGCCGCAAACCACGCATACCATTGTTGTGCCAAGCGCGGAGCCGCTGGCGCCGGGGCAGAAAGTCGAGTTGGGCATCGCCGAAAAAAGCCTTTTAGGTTCGGCGTTGCTGGTCTATATGTCGCCTTTAGCGGGGCTATTTCTTTGTGCGGCGCTTTTTCAGATGCTGTTTGGATCTGACCTTGCCGCATTAAGCGGGGCCGTGCTGGGCGGCGTGGGCGGTTTTCTGGTTGCCCGCGGTTATTCCCGAAAACTGGCGGAGCGCGACGCCTGGCAGCCGGTGATTTTAAACGTTGCCCTCCCGCCTGACCTTGTTCGCGTCGAAACTACCTCAATCGAAACGCGCCAGTAA
- the rseB gene encoding anti sigma E (sigma 24) factor, negative regulator (similar to E. coli regulates activity of sigma-E factor (AAC75624.1); Blastp hit to AAC75624.1 (318 aa), 89% identity in aa 1 - 318), whose amino-acid sequence MKQLWFAMSLVAASLFFSANASADPASGALLQQMNIASQSLNYELSFVSITKQGVESLRYRHARLDGRPLAQLLQLDGPRREVVQRGNEISYFEPGLEPFTLNGDYIVDSLPSLIYTDFKRLAPYYDFISVGRTRIADRLCEVIRVVARDGTRYSYIVWMDMDTKLPMRVDLLDRDGETLEQFRVIAFTVSQDIGSNMQALAKANLPPLLSVPGGEKTKFNWSPSWVPQGFSEVSSSRRPLPTMDNLPIESRLYSDGLFSFSVNVNRATQNSSDQMLRTGRRTVYSSVRDNAEITIVGELPPQTAKRIADSIKFRAVQ is encoded by the coding sequence ATGAAGCAACTTTGGTTTGCCATGTCCCTTGTGGCGGCTAGCCTGTTCTTCTCAGCAAACGCCTCGGCCGACCCTGCGTCCGGGGCGTTATTGCAGCAGATGAACATCGCCAGTCAGTCACTGAATTACGAGCTGTCATTCGTCAGCATCACGAAACAAGGCGTTGAATCTCTGCGTTATCGACACGCACGCCTGGATGGTCGCCCGCTTGCGCAATTGCTACAGTTGGACGGTCCCCGCCGGGAGGTCGTACAGCGTGGTAATGAAATCAGTTATTTTGAACCGGGCCTTGAGCCGTTCACCCTGAACGGTGATTATATTGTCGATTCTCTGCCTTCCCTGATTTACACCGACTTTAAGCGCCTGGCGCCTTACTACGACTTTATTTCTGTCGGACGCACCCGTATCGCAGACAGATTGTGCGAAGTTATCCGCGTTGTGGCGCGCGATGGTACGCGTTACAGCTATATCGTCTGGATGGACATGGACACCAAACTGCCGATGCGCGTTGATCTGCTGGATCGCGATGGCGAGACGCTGGAGCAGTTCCGCGTTATTGCGTTCACGGTGAGCCAGGATATCGGCAGCAACATGCAGGCGCTGGCGAAGGCGAATCTGCCGCCGCTGCTTTCTGTTCCCGGTGGCGAAAAAACGAAATTTAACTGGAGTCCATCCTGGGTGCCGCAAGGCTTTAGCGAAGTTTCCAGCAGCCGTCGTCCGTTGCCGACGATGGATAACCTGCCTATCGAATCGCGGCTTTATTCTGACGGTCTGTTTAGCTTTTCCGTCAATGTGAACCGGGCGACGCAAAACAGCAGCGATCAGATGCTGCGCACCGGGCGCCGAACGGTTTATAGCAGCGTTCGCGACAACGCGGAAATCACCATTGTCGGCGAGCTTCCGCCGCAAACGGCGAAGCGCATTGCCGACAGTATCAAATTCAGGGCAGTACAATGA